A stretch of the Desulfobacter sp. genome encodes the following:
- the lptG gene encoding LPS export ABC transporter permease LptG: MKCLHRYWLAEFVKYFCIIQMMILVLFVFIDYLSRMDNFIQSDITMARGMWYVLLKLPFMFVQLTPASLLLAVIAAFGIMNRNGELTALKSSGISVYFLVTPALLSGLVLACLMFIMGETLIPVSMAKANHIRYQEMASGPKISQERKDIWIKSGKDLVHINFFDPVRQEVAGITATKMGKDFKIASRMDARSGRFENGLWVFEGVIEQVYDLKTDDYIVTTLPRKLVELKIEPKDLGRMAQKSNEMSFSELKLYVKKVVAEGYDATTYKVDMNGKLAFPFICVIMALTGAATGMRSFVKTNLPIAIAVGVVICFFYWFVYGFSMSLGYAKILPPIVAAWVGNLIFFCLGLIYLINTE, translated from the coding sequence ATGAAGTGCCTCCACCGCTACTGGCTTGCGGAATTTGTAAAATACTTTTGTATTATTCAGATGATGATTCTGGTGCTGTTTGTTTTTATTGATTATCTTTCCCGGATGGATAATTTTATCCAGTCCGATATCACCATGGCCCGGGGCATGTGGTATGTGCTTTTGAAACTGCCCTTTATGTTTGTCCAGTTGACCCCGGCCAGCCTGCTTTTAGCCGTGATTGCAGCCTTTGGCATCATGAACCGGAACGGAGAACTGACCGCCTTGAAATCGTCGGGTATCTCGGTTTATTTTCTGGTCACCCCCGCCTTGTTGAGTGGCCTGGTTTTGGCCTGCCTAATGTTTATCATGGGAGAGACCCTGATTCCGGTTTCCATGGCCAAGGCCAATCATATCCGGTACCAGGAGATGGCCAGCGGCCCAAAAATTTCCCAGGAGCGCAAGGATATATGGATCAAATCCGGAAAAGACCTGGTTCATATTAATTTTTTTGATCCCGTAAGACAGGAGGTTGCCGGAATCACTGCAACCAAAATGGGAAAGGATTTTAAGATCGCCTCCCGCATGGATGCACGTTCAGGGCGGTTTGAAAACGGTCTTTGGGTATTTGAGGGGGTGATTGAACAGGTATATGATCTTAAAACCGACGATTATATTGTCACCACCCTGCCTAGAAAACTTGTGGAGCTGAAAATTGAACCCAAGGACCTGGGCCGCATGGCCCAAAAATCAAATGAGATGAGTTTTTCCGAATTAAAGCTATATGTTAAAAAGGTGGTGGCCGAAGGCTATGACGCCACAACCTACAAGGTGGATATGAACGGCAAGCTTGCCTTTCCCTTTATCTGTGTGATCATGGCGCTCACCGGTGCGGCCACGGGCATGCGTTCGTTTGTCAAGACCAATTTGCCCATTGCCATAGCTGTTGGGGTGGTGATTTGTTTTTTTTACTGGTTTGTCTACGGGTTTTCCATGTCCCTGGGCTATGCTAAGATCCTGCCGCCCATAGTGGCAGCTTGGGTGGGGAATCTGATTTTTTTCTGTCTTGGGCTCATCTACCTGATCAATACGGAATGA